Proteins encoded within one genomic window of Episyrphus balteatus chromosome 1, idEpiBalt1.1, whole genome shotgun sequence:
- the LOC129920547 gene encoding uncharacterized protein LOC129920547 — protein sequence MRYGPQFHIFSLLISGLFYFSEGKPCPEKIQPHKSRCDVYFKCVDLPSMNHIWIPEKCEQGLIFDPDLRMCVLPGENWECNLEEFIGISETNNDENILFGSSGDEVSKRSLDLEEEFVPAAGTDEIDSESEEEIDDSVKESDYITVDDSESGLVSERDFESSGDGVGGSDYILLDTLTPEKKTNEESSADLEDKPAAPTKVDPNLTAHLQRLTQLIDGLKQTYQNKDSASADLRPDQLNAFLAHYNIKAQLDSIDPAKEAVIPQQNQSEPVESISSNSSQLDPETKVILTNQLPNSFNPHPQDGYSNSQIVVNKPEGSVLFTLGNQPQDTIIDHRYDPKISEDTLKTVLQLSKQMLDSQDVRRVVPSSAYYPQVVQPIYLPPPLPQYANNAFNQHQFYENTQYDKPTYYGASKKPEKSGTTIIHNNVNVVPSDDQVDSYGQKLHSYPPFPTYQYSSEGSSEVQDHNLGNRYENNQLVTVRPNKGYSHYQPTTTPSRPFIKDSGSTLFDYYTPSPHLDETNVNSVFQMEKYPTLNIGSYSGRPPTKSHKRPVQLFPAHIDPSKVKIRPNSQKLESMEQDSGDDNNVADEEDENDRSSYGSSDDDDNQSETYNHYNANKQITASQLAHYVGQLTGSKAPISSPSQQIYGSDLSAFQQQNEDESQLGGYPGNLLAYDLFKEPSSYDNSKPDASSCPVGIRQPNTTECTRYYVCSREDGRVMQYSCPSFTAFNPQTRICDAQYYSICHPRAVISRYTISENQRVQLEAIKALHDAKRIREQALRAQNIALRLRLGEHDKNHHASTTAAPQHQQYSSEVLSNFLQNAIDSNSLMSSGSSDKDSSYSSSVSQRPDNYISSSSSSGGNRKRKYYCKEGDKVADQTSIYNYFVCYKNSQGVMKGHKMKCSEGLLFCPMTSMCTLPKRCS from the exons TGATCTCTGGATTATTTTACTTTTCCGAGg gTAAACCATGTCCTGAGAAAATCCAACCTCACAAAAGTCGCTGTgatgtttattttaaatgtgtTGATCTTCCTTCAATGAACCATATCTGGATACCTGAGAAATGTGAACAGGGTTTAATATTTGACCCTGATTTAAGAATGTGTGTCCTTCCTGGTGAAAATTGGGAGTGTAATCTAGAGGAATTCATTGGAATTAGTGAAACTAATAatgatgaaaatattttatttggaaGTTCAGGCGACGAAGTATCAAAAAGATCATTAGATCTTGAAGAAGAATTTGTCCCAGCTGCTGGTACTGATGAAATCGATAGTGAAAGTGAAGAAGAAATCGATGATAGTGTTAAAGAGTCTGATTATATTACTGTTGATGATAGTGAAAGTGGATTAGTGAGTGAACGTGATTTTGAGTCAAGTGGTGATGGAGTAGGTGGTTCGGATTATATTTTATTGGATACTTTAACCCCTGAGAAAAAAACCAACGAAGAAAGTTCTGCTGATCTTGAGGATAAACCAGCAGCTCCAACGAAAGTCGATCCGAATTTAACAGCTCATCTCCAACGACTTACTCAGCTTATCGACGGACTTAAACAAACCTATCAGAATAAAGACTCTGCTTCAGCCGATCTACGACCAGATCAATTGAATGCATTTCTAGCGCATTATAACATCAAAGCTCAGCTTGATTCAATAGATCCTGCTAAAGAAGCTGTTATACCTCAACAAAATCAATCAGAACCAGTGGAATCAATCTCTTCAAATAGCTCTCAACTTGATCCAGAAACTAAAGTAATCCTTACTAATCAACTACCAAACAGTTTTAATCCCCATCCACAAGATGGTTATTCAAATTCACAAATAGTTGTTAATAAACCAGAAGGATCAGTATTATTTACCCTGGGAAATCAACCACAGGATACTATAATCGATCATCGATATGATCCTAAAATTTCAGAAGACACATTAAAGACAGTTCTTCAATTATCAAAACAGATGCTTGATAGTCAAGATGTTCGAAGAGTTGTTCCCAGTTCAGCTTATTATCCTCAAGTTGTTCAACCAATCTATCTGCCACCACCTCTTCCCCAATATGCAAATAATGCCTTCAATCAGCATCAGTTTTACGAAAATACACAATATGATAAACCAACTTATTACGGTGCATCGAAAAAGCCTGAAAAATCGGGTACGACAATCATTCACAATAATGTAAATGTTGTACCGTCTGATGATCAAGTCGatagttatggccaaaaattgcATTCATACCCTCCATTTCCAACCTATCAGTACTCCAGTGAAGGATCATCTGAAGTTCAAGATCATAATTTAGGAAATCGCTATGAAAATAATCAACTTGTTACAGTTCGCCCAAATAAAGGTTATTCCCACTATCAACCGACAACAACGCCATCTAGACCTTTTATCAAAGATTCTGGATCAACTTTATTCGATTATTACACTCCAAGTCCACATCTTGATGAAACTAATGTAAATTCAGtctttcaaatggaaaaatatCCAACCTTAAATATTGGATCGTATTCTGGAAGACCACCAACCAAAAGTCACAAACGTCCAG TACAACTTTTCCCAGCTCATATTGATCCATCAAAAGTTAAAATTCGACCAAATAGTCAGAAACTAGAAAGTATGGAACAAGACTCGGGTGATGATAATAATGTTGCTGATGAAGAAGATGAAAATGATCGAAGTTCTTATGGTTCAAGTGACGATGATGATAATCAATCAGAGACCTACAATCATTATAATGCAAACAAACAGATCACGGCCAGTCAATTAGCACATTATGTGGGCCAGCTGACTGGAAGTAAAGCACCAATATCATCACCATCACAACAAATCTATGGTAGTGATTTGTCAGCATTTCAGCAACAGAATGAAGATGAAAGTCAATTAGGAGGTTATCCGGGGAATCTTTTGGCATATGATTTATTCAAGGAGCCATCATCTTATGATAATTCCAAACCAGATGCAAGTAGTTGTCCAGTTGGTATAAGACAACCAAATACAACTGAATGCACTCGATATTATGTTTGTAGTAGGGAAGATGGTCGTGTGATGCAGTATTCATGTCCATCGTTTACTGCATTTAATCCACAAACGAGGATTTGTGATGCACAATATTACTCCATTTGTCATCCGAGGGCAGTGATAAGTCGGTATACAATTTCTGAAAATCAAAGAGTTCAGTTGGAAGCTATAAAAGCTTTGCACGATGCTAAACGTATTCGTGAACAGGCTTTACGAGCTCAGAATATTGCATTGCGTTTGCGTTTAGGAGAGCATGATAAAAACCATCATGCTTCAACGACAGCAGCGCCACAGCATCAGCAGTATTCATCGGAAGTCTTGTCGAATTTCTTGCAAAATGCTATCGATTCGAATTCTTTGATGTCAAGTGGGAGCTCAGATAAAGATTCGTCATATTCGAGTTCGGTTTCACAAAGACCAGATAATTATATAAGTTCGTCATCGTCATCGGGAGGCAATCGCAAAAGAAAATACTATTGTAAAGAAGGTGATAAGGTAGCCGATCAAACGTcgatttataattattttgtttgctatAAAAATTCGCAGGGTGTGATGAAGGGTCATAAAATGAAGTGTTCCGAGGGACTATTGTTTTGTCCAATGACTTCGATGTGTACACTACCAAAAAGGTGTTCGTAA